A stretch of DNA from Nitrospira sp.:
GGGTGAGTTGGGATCAGCTCACGGCCACGTACATCCAGGCGTACTACGATGACATGGAAAGGTTGGGTGTCCGACGGGCTACTCTTGAGCCGAGGGCGACGGAACACATGGCCGACATTGTTGCCTTGGTCGCGACCTTGGTGACCAAGGGAATGGCCTATTGCGTTGAGGGAGATGTCTATTTTCAGGTCGACCGGTTTCCGGCGTACGGCCGCCTCTCCAAGCGCAAGATCGATGATCTGCAGGCCGGCGCGCGTGTGGATGTGGATCAGCGCAAGCGCCACCCTATGGATTTTGCTCTGTGGAAAGGGATCAAGCCCGGTGAACCGTCGTGGGATAGCCCGTGGGGGCCGGGTCGTCCAGGCTGGCATATCGAATGCTCGGCGATGGCCATGCGGCATCTGGGGGAGACCTTCGACATTCATGGCGGAGGAATGGATTTGATCTTCCCGCACCACGAGAATGAGATCGCCCAATCGTGCGGGGCCACCGGCAAGGAATTCGCGCGTTATTGGGTGCATAACGGCTTTGTGCAGATCAACCAGGAGAAGATGTCCAAGTCGTTGGGAAATTTTTTTACCATTCGCGAAATTTTTGATAAATCTGAGTGGCCGGATGCAGTCACGGGCGAGATGTTGCGGTACTTTCTGCTGTCCACCCACTACCGCAGCCCATTGGATTTTTCCGATCAAAGCCTGGCCGAAGCGAAGAATGCGCTGAATGGATTCTATGACCTCTTCGACCGGCTCAAGGAGACGGCTCCGGCACTGGGAGCCGCCGATCTACCGTTGCGCGAGACCGCAGCTCGCACGCGGCAGGCGTTTGTCGCGGCCATGGATGACGACCTGAACACGCCCAGCGCGATCGCGGCGCTCCAAAAACTGCGAGGGGATACCAACAAAGCGCTCGACGCCGGATTGTCCGAAGATACGCGTCGGTTCGTTAGAGCAGAGTTCCGGCGATTGGGCGAGGTGTTGGGGTTGCTGCAGTCCGATGACTGGCAGTTTAAAAGTCAATCGAAGCAAGCGGCATCAGGAACCCCTGCCGCCGGAGTGGCGGCCCTGTCGGATCAGGAGATTGCTGAACGGCTCGCCGCGCGGCTCGCCGCGAAACAAGCCAAAAATTATCGGCTTGCCGACCAGCTTCGAGCCGAGCTGGCATCCCAGGGTA
This window harbors:
- a CDS encoding cysteine--tRNA ligase, with translation MRLRVYNTLTGHKDPFEPMVPGKVRMYVCGVTVYDYCHIGHARSALVFDVLRRYLEYSGLAVEFAKNFTDVDDKIIKRAHEKGVSWDQLTATYIQAYYDDMERLGVRRATLEPRATEHMADIVALVATLVTKGMAYCVEGDVYFQVDRFPAYGRLSKRKIDDLQAGARVDVDQRKRHPMDFALWKGIKPGEPSWDSPWGPGRPGWHIECSAMAMRHLGETFDIHGGGMDLIFPHHENEIAQSCGATGKEFARYWVHNGFVQINQEKMSKSLGNFFTIREIFDKSEWPDAVTGEMLRYFLLSTHYRSPLDFSDQSLAEAKNALNGFYDLFDRLKETAPALGAADLPLRETAARTRQAFVAAMDDDLNTPSAIAALQKLRGDTNKALDAGLSEDTRRFVRAEFRRLGEVLGLLQSDDWQFKSQSKQAASGTPAAGVAALSDQEIAERLAARLAAKQAKNYRLADQLRAELASQGITIEDRPDGTSRWKR